A single window of Cololabis saira isolate AMF1-May2022 chromosome 24, fColSai1.1, whole genome shotgun sequence DNA harbors:
- the cars2 gene encoding cysteine--tRNA ligase, mitochondrial: protein MWRRAGILCRFPGTSVQRRARGTCCGTAGERWSRPGGFDTGVTVFNSRTRGKEKLLVAREGTVTWYSCGPTVYDHAHLGHACSYVRFDILQRILSRLFGTTVIHAMVITDIDDKIIKRSWEENVSAAVIARKYEEEFKRDMLSLKVVPPAAYLRVTDNVPRIVAFIQGILGNGHAYATEGGDVYFDVQSIGDRYGVFVGAVGSPGEAGGSDKRDVRDFALWKRAKPQEPSWESPWGRGRPGWHIECSTVASGVFGSQLDIHSGGVDLAFPHHENEVAQSEAFHGCSQWGNYFLHSGHLHMKGSTEKMSKSLKNYVTIKDFLQSYSADEFRMFCLWSKYRSAIDYSDSSMSEARISLETIRTFAGAAQAYMTGQLQCSGVQEALLWERLAETKSSVLEALADDFDTPRAAVALMNLVYHGNCQLQPVSTADGAARSPAVFGAVLTYIREVLDVFGIDLLQLQEAGALSGAGGLEAVVEQLTRFRSDVRAFALARQDQPGSPRKPGPHPDRVPLLQACDALRRDLAPLGVLIKDRGAASTWEIQHQQRGAPQQDQNQDLDQNQDQDQDQDRGQDPGR, encoded by the exons ATGTGGAGGAGAGCGGGGATCCTGTGCAGGTTCCCCGGGACCAGCGTGCAGCGCAGGGCCCGGGGAACCTGCTGCGGGACGGCGGGGGAGAGGTGGAGCAGACCCGGAGGGTTCGACACGGGAGTGACGGTGTTCAACAGCCGGACCAGAGGGAAGGAGAAGCTGCTGGTGGCCCGGGAGGGGACGGTGACCTG GTACAGCTGTGGACCCACCGTGTACGACCACGCTCACCTGGGACACGCCTG CTCGTACGTCCGGTTCGACATCCTGCAGAGGATTCTGTCGCGGCTGTTCGGCACCACCGTCATTCACGCCATGGTCATCACCGACATCGACGACAAAATCATCAAGAGAAGTTGGGAG GAGAACGTCTCTGCCGCCGTCATCGCCAGGAAGTACGAGGAGGAATTCAAAAGGGACATGCTGTCGTTAAAG GTGGTTCCTCCCGCGGCGTACCTCCGAGTCACCGACAACGTGCCCCGTATCGTGGCCTTCATCCAGGGGATTCTGGGGAACGGACACGCGTACGCCACAGAAGGAG GCGACGTGTATTTTGACGTCCAGTCCATCGGAGACCGCTACGGCGTGTTCGTCGGCGCCGTGGGTTCCCCGGGAGAGGCCG GCGGCTCAGACAAGCGGGACGTGAGGGACTTCGCCCTGTGGAAGCGGGCCAAACCTCAGGAGCCGTCCTGGGAGTCCCCGTGGGGCCGAGGCCGGCCGGGCTGGCACATCGAGTGCTCCACCGTCGCCAG TGGCGTGTTTGGCAGCCAGCTGGATATCCACTCCGGCGGCGTGGACCTGGCGTTCCCCCACCACGAGAACGAGGTGGCCCAGAGCGAGGCCTTCCACGGCTGCAGCCAGTGGGGGAACTACTTCCTGCACTCAG GTCACCTGCACATGAAGGGGAGCACGGAGAAGATGTCCAAGTCCCTGAAGAACTACGTCACCATCAAG GATTTCCTGCAGTCCTACTCGGCCGATGAGTTCCGGATGTTCTGTCTCTGGAGCAAATACCGATCAG CGATAGACTACAGCGACAGCAGCATGAGCGAGGCTCGGATCTCTCTGGAAACCATCCGCACCTTCGCCGGCGCTGCTCAGGCCTACATGACGGGTCAGCTGCAGTGCTCAGGCGTGCAGGAAGCTCTGCTGTGGGAAAG GCTGGCTGAGACCAAGTCCAgcgtgctggaagctctggccgaCGACTTCGACACACCGAGAGCCGCCGTCGCGCTGATGAACCTGGTCTACCACGGAAACTGCCAGCTGCAGCCTGTTTCCACG GCGGACGGGGCGGCGCGGAGCCCGGCCGTGTTCGGGGCCGTGCTGACGTACATCAGGGAGGTTCTGGACGTGTTCGGCATCGATCTGCTGCAGCTTCAG GAGGCCGGAGCGCTGAGCGGAGCCGGAGGCCTGGAGGCCGTCGTGGAGCAGCTGACCCGCTTCAGGAGCGACGTCCGAGCGTTCGCTCTGGCCCGCCAGGACCAGCCCGGGTCTCCCAGGAAACCGGGACCGCACCCGGACCGGGTCCCGCTGCTGCAGGCCTGCGACGCCCTCCGGCGGGACCTGGCACCCCTGGGTGTGCTGATCAAg GACCGAGGAGCCGCGTCCACGTGGGAGATCCAGCACCAGCAGAGAGGAGCCCCGcagcaggaccagaaccaggacctggaccagaaccaggaccaggaccaggaccaggaccggggtCAGGACCCGGGGAGGTGA